Proteins from a genomic interval of Papaver somniferum cultivar HN1 chromosome 4, ASM357369v1, whole genome shotgun sequence:
- the LOC113273069 gene encoding protein CUP-SHAPED COTYLEDON 1-like — translation MDNFLKIDSNNESYLPPGFRFHPTDEELITYYLLKKVLDSNFTCRAITEVDFNKCEPWELPEKAKMGEKEWYFFSLRDRKYPTGLRTNRATEAGYWKATGKDREIYSSKTSSLLGMKKTLVFYKGRAPKGEKSNWVMHEYRLEGKLSYHYLSKTSRDERVISRVFKKSNGTGGWGGGKKLGVVSYGGGVGCYSSDVGSPSSNSLPPLLDSSAGFATTDHEISCSNYESDNNTRKHVPCFSTNNIVVPNAVVVDNLNPWYGTGTSRFGSSSSTSSMISNAGVVGTDPMDQSGGNGHYHLNYPTGLFPSLRSLQDNLYFPNFFSSSPMSTVDTTAAPLSERRYHPEYQNNINNSWVHETMPPKVERVQMPLGRTELDCMWT, via the exons ATGGACAACTTTCTAAAAATCGACAGCAACAATGAatcttatctcccccctggtttccgtTTCCACCCAACAGATGAAGAACTCATAACTTACTACCTTCTCAAAAAAGTTCTTGACAGCAATTTTACTTGCAGAGCCATTACTGAAGTTGACTTTAACAAATGTGAACCTTGGGAGCTTCCAG AAAAGGCCAAGATGGGTGAGAAAGAATGGTACTTTTTCAGTCTAAGGGATAGAAAATATCCAACTGGTCTGAGAACAAACAGAGCCACTGAAGCTGGGTATTGGAAAGCAACCGGGAAAGATAGAGAAATTTATAGTTCCAAAACGAGTTCTTTACTTGGGATGAAGAAGACATTAGTATTTTACAAAGGAAGAGCACCTAAAGGTGAAAAAAGTAATTGGGTAATGCATGAATATCGTCTTGAAGGAAAACTTTCGTATCATTATCTCTCTAAAACCTCTAGG GATGAGCGTGTAATTTCAAGGGTTTTCAAGAAGAGCAACGGAACTGGCGGTTGGGGTGGAGGAAAGAAGCTTGGCGTTGTCAGTTATGGTGGTGGTGTCGGATGCTACAGCTCGGATGTTGGTTCTCCGTCCTCGAATTCCCTTCCGCCGCTCCTTGATTCATCAGCCGGCTTCGCCACAACTGATCATGAAATAAGCTGTTCTAATTACGAGAGCGATAACAACACTCGAAAGCACGTGCCCTGTTTCTCCACTAATAACATCGTTGTACCGAACGCTGTGGTCGTGGATAATCTCAATCCTTGGTATGGAACCGGTACTAGTAGGTTTGGTTCGTCGTCGTCTACGTCGAGCATGATCAGTAATGCAGGTGTCGTAGGTACTGATCCAATGGATCAATCAGGTGGGAATGGTCATTATCATCTCAACTATCCTACAGGGTTATTCCCGAGTTTGAGATCATTGCAAGATAACCTATACTTCCCCAATTTCTTTTCATCGTCACCAATGAGTACTGTTGACACTACTGCTGCTCCACTGTCGGAACGCCGTTACCATCCTGAATATCAGAACAATATCAACAATTCTTGGGTTCATGAAACAATGCCGCCCAAGGTGGAACGAGTACAAATGCCGCTAGGTAGAACAGAACTTGATTGCATGTGGACTTGA